Below is a genomic region from Myxococcota bacterium.
GGATCTCGCCTCCACCGTCGATCAGGGCCAGGGCCAGGTCCCACTGCTCGCCCCCCCAGAAGAGCGACTCGTAGTAGCCACCCGCCCGTTCGAGCGCGTCGCGGCGGAAGGCCACCGCGGCCTCGCTGATCTGATCGGTCTCGAAGCTCTGGTCCTGGAAGCCGTCGCGCGACCGCGGATGCCACCAGTGGGCATCGGCGTACTCCCGCCCCTCGCCGTCTTCGGTGATCTTCAGGGTCGTCGCCACGCACGCGGGATGCGTCGCGAAGTGCTCGAGCACCCGCGCCAGAGCACCGGGCCGCAGCAGCCGGATGTCGTCGTCGAGGGACAGCACGACGGGCGCGCGCGCCTCGCGGAAGCCGACGTTACGCCCGCGAATCCCGCAATTCTCGGTGAGCGCCACGAGCTCCACCTGCGGGAACTCGGCGCGGACCATGTCGGCGCTGCCATCCTCGGAGGCGTTGTCGACGACGACGATCTGCACGCTGTCGTGGTCCTGGTTCACGACCGAGGCAAGGCCGTCGCGCAGCATGTCGCGGCGGTTGTAGCTCAGGAAGACCACGCTGAGGCGCGGCGCTTCGTCCTTCGGAGCGTCCGCGTCACCGCGGAGGTGCGCGCGCTCGGTCACGATTTGCCGCCGCCCGCTTCGACGAGCGCGGCCAGGGCCCGCACGGTCGGGTCCTTGAAGAACGCCTTGATGCCGACCTTCACGCCGTGGCGTTCGCGCACGATGCGCAGGCAGCGCGTGGCCAGGAGCGAGCTGCCGCCGAGGTCGAGAAAGTTGTCCTCGGGAGCGATGCGTGCGAGCCCGAGTTCGGTCGCCCAGATCTCACCGACCGACTGCTCGAGCTCGTTGCCCAATGCCTCGATGGCGGGAGCGCCCTCGGCAGGAGCTTCGGCGTCGGCCGCCGTCGTGTCCGCCTGGGCAATCGCATCGGCCGGGCGCCGCGAGATCACCAGGCGCCGACGTCCCGACGCGAGCGCCGCGGCGAAGCAATCGAAGCCCTCGGCGAGTTCCACGTAGTCCGAGAAACGCTCCTCGGCGGCTTCGCCGGCCATCCCCACGCCGCGCCACATCGGCCAGTCGAGGGTCCGAACCGGGAGCTCGCGCTCCGCGTCGGACCAGGCATCGAGCACCGCGTTCGCCGCGGCGTAGTCCGCGTGGCCGCCGGGCGCCTGGAGCCCGAGGACCGAGGAGAACAGCGCGACGAACGAGAGTTCGCGTCCACGCAGGGCGTCGAGGAGCACCGCGGTGCCCTCGACCTTCGGCGCGAGCACCGCATCGAGATCCGCCGCTTCCCGCAT
It encodes:
- a CDS encoding glycosyltransferase, with translation MTERAHLRGDADAPKDEAPRLSVVFLSYNRRDMLRDGLASVVNQDHDSVQIVVVDNASEDGSADMVRAEFPQVELVALTENCGIRGRNVGFREARAPVVLSLDDDIRLLRPGALARVLEHFATHPACVATTLKITEDGEGREYADAHWWHPRSRDGFQDQSFETDQISEAAVAFRRDALERAGGYYESLFWGGEQWDLALALIDGGGEIHYLPEPVHHGAPRGDLNHLADPRHALNVRNRCWIALRRLPVPQALAYTVPRLALWALRSLRYGYAKHYLEGLVGLVRALPQIWRERKVVSRQTLTRLRAIRSGV